Proteins found in one Takifugu rubripes chromosome 17, fTakRub1.2, whole genome shotgun sequence genomic segment:
- the inab gene encoding internexin neuronal intermediate filament protein, alpha b: MPLDTVDLAQSSVLNNEFKIIRTNEKEQMQGLNDRFAMFIEKVHNLEQHNKVLETELSALRQRQAEPSRLADIYQQELRELRSQLEELNGEKSQLLIERDNIEDDLQKLRGKYEEEFRAREEAEATLKAFKKDVDDATMVRLDLEKKVESLLDEINFLRKVHEEEVTELMDMIQAAQVSVEMEVSKPDLTSALKEIRGQYESMASKNLQSAEEWYKSKFNDLSEQAVRSNEAIRASREEMNEYRRQLQSKTIEIESLRGTNESLEKQLRDMEDRHNVEIGNYQDGMAELENELRTTKSEMARHLREYQDLLNVKMALDIEIAAYRKLLEGEETRIGTGITYPGTSGGVGAMQGYNYQSRMYTSSSRGSKKESKEEEQPQQIKPGAKVSQREVYEETVVTTKKMEKQQEPGDVTNQKN, from the exons ATGCCACTGGACACCGTCGACCTGGCACAGAGCAGCGTCCTGAACAATGAGTTCAAAATCATCCGCACCAATGAGAAGGAGCAAATGCAAGGTCTCAACGACCGCTTTGCTATGTTCATCGAGAAGGTGCACAACTTGGAGCAGCACAACAAAGTGTTGGAGACGGAGCTGAGCGCGCTGCGCCAGCGGCAGGCCGAGCCCTCCCGACTGGCCGATATTTACCAACAGGAGCTACGCGAGCTGCgctcccagctggaggagctgaatgGAGAGAAGTCGCAGCTTCTGATCGAGAGGGACAACATCGAAGACGACCTGCAGAAACTCAGGGGCAAGTACGAAGAGGAGTTTCGTGCGCGGGAAGAGGCGGAGGCCACCCTGAAGGCTTTTAAGAAAGATGTGGATGATGCCACAATGGTGCGTCTGGACCTGGAAAAGAAGGTGGAATCTCTACTGGACGAGATCAACTTCCTCCGGAAAGTGCACGAGGAAGAGGTGACCGAGCTGATGGACATGATCCAGGCCGCGCAGGTCTCCGTCGAGATGGAGGTGTCCAAGCCGGACCTCACCTCCGCCCTGAAGGAGATCCGAGGCCAATATGAGTCCATGGCGTCCAAGAACCTGCAGTCCGCAGAGGAGTGGTACAAGTCCAAATTCAACGACCTGTCTGAACAGGCTGTCCGGAGCAACGAGGCCATCCGAGCCAGCCGGGAGGAGATGAACGAGTACCGGAGGCAGCTGCAGTCCAAGACCATCGAGATAGAGAGTCTGAGGGGAACCAACGAGTCTCTGGAAAAGCAGCTGCGGGACATGGAGGACAGGCACAATGTGGAGATCGGCAACTACCAG GACGGCATGGCAGAGCTGGAGAATGAGCTCAGGACCACTAAAAGTGAGATGGCTCGTCATCTCAGGGAGTACCAGGATCTCCTGAATGTTAAGATGGCTCTGGATATTGAAATTGCAGCTTACAG GAAACTTCTGGAAGGCGAGGAAACCCGCATCGGGACAGGGATCACCTATCCCGGCACCTCGGGGGGTGTGGGTGCTATGCAGGGCTACAACTACCAGAGCCGCATGTACACCAGCTCCAGCCGTGGCTCGAagaaggagagcaaggaggaggagcagccccAGCAGATCAAGCCTGGAGCCAAAGTGTCCCAGCGCGAGGTTTACGAGGAGACAGTGGTCACCACCAAGAAGATGGAGAAACAGCAAGAGCCCGGTGATGTCACCAACCAGAAAAACTAA